One Helianthus annuus cultivar XRQ/B chromosome 12, HanXRQr2.0-SUNRISE, whole genome shotgun sequence genomic region harbors:
- the LOC110892296 gene encoding uncharacterized protein LOC110892296: MARVDEQLDQVVNQLTDRMADLINRRRQGPNDGCGSDFSNPFGDGSASEDEQEGQPRGERGGGNRRWDSGIRVDISEFDGSSLNPEGFIDWLATVEEVFEYKEGAKSVDDYSTEFYQLIVRNDIQEPEEQLVSRYIGGLRVQIMESVNLFDPLTIPEAHQRALAFETQNRSGAPRGGPSQQKPGGSNTGPTSKGASSTGPRCFNCGETGHRLAECKKAGKRHLFAESEDDRYEEYENNPVYDEETEYEEEVVTGDVGVNLVVRRSCYTPKADGDDWLKHNIFHSTFTILGKVCTFVIDSGSCDNLISEEAVQKLALKIESHPKPYKLQWLKKGGEVTVSKRALVSISIGSTYKDDVVCDVVPMDACHLLLGRPWEYERNIEHNGRSNTYSFLFGGVKITLVPSKPKQLATKQSGTLLTISQFQDELEEADNVFILIGKPVAEEVDIPECMVPLFEEFVDVFPDDLPVGLPPLRDIQHHIDLEPGSQLPNKPHYRMSPKEHEELRRQVEDLISKGYVRESMSPCAVPALLTPKKDGTWRMCVDSRAVNKITVRYMFPIPRLDDLLDQISGATIFTKLDLKSGYYQIRLRPGDEWKTAFKTVHSKFQFPYGASD, encoded by the exons ATGGCGAGAGTGGATGAACAGTTGGATCAAGTGGTCAATCAGTTGACTGATCGGATGGCCGATTTGATCAATCGTAGGAGGCAGGGACCCAATGACGGGTGTGGTTCTGATTTTAGTAACCCATTTGGTGACGGTTCGGCTTCTGAAGATGAACAGGAAGGGCAACCAAGGGGTGAACGTGGAGGGGGTAACAGGcgttgggattctgggataagaGTTGATATTTCGGAATTTGATGGGTCTAGTTTGAATCCGGAGGGGTTCATCGATTGGTTGGCTACCGTAGAGGAGGTGTTCGAGTACAAGGAG GGGGCTAAATCGGTTGATGATTATAGCACAGAGTTTTACCAGTTGATTGTGAGGAATGATATTCAAGAACCGGAGGAGCAACTTGTTTCTCGGTATATTGGGGGTCTAAGGGTTCAAATCATGGAGTCCGTGAATCTTTTTGATCCGTTAACCATTCCTGAGGCACACCAACGGGCGTTGGCCTTTGAGACGCAAAACC GCAGTGGGGCACCTCGTGGCGGGCCTAGTCAGCAGAAGCCGGGGGGTAGCAATACCGGGCCTACTTCTAAGGGGGCTAGTAGTACTGGTCcgagatgtttcaattgtggtgagacGGGCCATCGTCTAGCTGAGTGTAAGAAGGCCGGTAAAAGACACTTGTTTGCTGAGTCTGAGGATGATCGGTATGAGGAATATGAAAATAACCCAGTGTATGATGAAGAAACTGAGTACGAAGAAGAGGTTGTGACCGGTGATGTTGGGGTGAACTTGGTGGTTAGACGTTCTTGCTATACACCAAAGGCAGATGGAGATGACTGGCTGAAGCATAACATCTTCCACTCAACATTTACTATTTTGGGAAAGGTTTGCACATTTGTCATTGATTCGGGGAGTTGTGACAATTTGATTTCTGAAGAGGCAGTTCAAAAGTTGGCCTTGAAGATAGAGAGTCACCCGAAACCTTATAAGCTTCAATGGCTTAAAAAGGGAGGTGAAGTGACGGTATCCAAAAGGGCACTTGTTTCAATTTCCATTGGGTCCACGTACAAGGATGATGTTGTGTGTGATGTGGTCCCTATGGACGCGTGTCACTTATTGTTGGGCAGACCTTGGGAGTACGAGCGTAATATAGAACATAACGGGAGGTCCAATACTTATAGTTTTCTGTTTGGTGGTGTGAAGATCACTCTTGTTCCTAGCAAGCCTAAGCAGTTAGCCACGAAACAGTCAGGTACTCTGTTGACCATTAGTCAGTTTCAAGATGAGTTGGAGGAAGcagacaatgtttttattttgattgggAAGCCTGTGGCCGAGGAAGTCGACATTCCTGAATGTATGGTTCCGTTATtcgaggagtttgttgatgttttcccagATGATTTACCTGTCGGGTTGCCACCCCTACGTGACATCCAACATCACATTGATTTGGAACCGGGGTCCCAGCTACCCAATAAGCCCCATTACAGAATGAGCCCAAAGGAGCATGAGGAATTACGTCGGCAGGTTGAAGATTTAATTTCTAAAGGGTATGTTCGGGAAAGCATGAGTCCTTGTGCTGTTCCTGCTCTGTTGACTCCAAAGAAGGATGGGACATGGCGTATGTGTGTTGACAGTCGTGCAGTCAACAAGATCACTGTGAGGTACATGTTTCCTATTCCTCGACTTGATGATTTGCTTGATCAAATTAGCGGAGCCACTATTTTCACAAAACTAGACTTGAAGAGTGGGTATTACCAGATCCGACTCAGACCTGGGGATGAGTGGAAAACCGCCTTCAAGACAGTTCATTCGAAATTTCAGTTCCCTTATGGCGCCAGTGACTGA